Proteins from a genomic interval of Medicago truncatula cultivar Jemalong A17 chromosome 3, MtrunA17r5.0-ANR, whole genome shotgun sequence:
- the LOC112420150 gene encoding uncharacterized protein encodes MEENINIIEARQELMVSPSSDENQTFRTAYFLKPCNKEHSYSLPPHFSISFQTTTNLPLEVKYNGWRRPQDEWKKWVNKLRPKFEFLWIKTGIYHAITASTYEIKRNDALILQLADRWCSKTNTFVFPWGESTITLEDIKVCFGYSLLGDSISTPLLNSEQEEAEEELIEARRMFNKTKAKKVTQTAWMKHFMESESKVEHEAFLVYWLSRFVFPEDSHDTISKTVIPIAILLAHGNRIALAPAVLASIYRDLTLLNSTIKKNATTTIKSYRATVWAPFQLVQIWALERFLALKPRPYAIGHGLPKVARWGGVKIPKNKNLKKDLDCAGFENGFLWQPYENSPCIEVYNEKDMWRCDNPCLDEELVSFSRCLRVCELVGMGCKEKYFPHRVAMQFGMDQDIPGEVFLCKKDPWMIYNEPITIVDIDLLFQLCSRQPNVTSRYYDWWQQSKSSEEGDNNRIKVEKSDGLTPPCFTSKFEKHQKEASDEEDHKLVYELSSSDDDEVVENGKALCSPEFSDFTSSDVLDEDEIKSLFCDRNGEKEESVGPLILDIAFDVENRIKKLEREVAKLKQARFGSKVEIVGAKAKP; translated from the coding sequence atggaagaaaacatcaacatcatAGAAGCTAGACAAGAACTCATGGTCTCACCCTCATCTGATGAAAACCAAACATTCAGAACTGCCTATTTCCTTAAACCATGCAACAAAGAACACTCTTATTCTCTTCCACCCCATTTCTCTATTTCCTTTCAAACCACCACAAATTTGCCACTAGAAGTGAAGTACAATGGGTGGAGAAGGCCGCAAGATGAATGGAAGAAATGGGTCAACAAATTACGaccaaagtttgaatttttatggaTCAAAACTGGAATATACCATGCTATCACAGCTTCTACTTATGAAATCAAAAGGAATGATGCTTTGATCCTTCAACTTGCTGATAGATGGTGTTCCAAGACCAACACATTTGTGTTCCCTTGGGGAGAATCAACAATCACATTGGAAGATATAAAGGTTTGTTTTGGTTACTCTCTTTTGGGTGATTCTATTTCCACCCCTCTTTTGAACAGTGAAcaagaagaagcagaagaagaattGATTGAAGCAAGAAGAATGTTTAACAAAACGAAAGCTAAGAAAGTTACTCAAACTGCGTGGATGAAGCATTTCATGGAGAGTGAAAGTAAAGTGGAACATGAAGCATTTTTGGTTTATTGGTTATCAAGGTTTGTTTTTCCTGAAGATTCTCATGATACTATTTCGAAAACTGTTATCCCTATTGCAATACTTTTAGCTCATGGAAATAGAATAGCTCTTGCACCTGCTGTTTTAGCTAGTATTTATAGGGATTTAACATTGCTTAATAGCACCATCAAGAAAAATGCCACAACAACCATTAAGAGTTATAGAGCAACTGTTTGGGCACCTTTTCAATTGGTTCAAATTTGGGCTTTAGAGAGGTTTTTAGCACTTAAACCACGTCCTTATGCAATAGGGCATGGTTTACCAAAGGTAGCTAGATGGGGTGGAGTAAAAATACCGAAAAATAAGAACTTGAAAAAGGACTTGGATTGTGCAGGttttgaaaatggatttttgtgGCAACCATATGAGAATTCACCATGCATTGAGGTCTATAATGAAAAGGATATGTGGAGATGTGATAATCCTTGTTTAGATGAAGAGTTAGTGTCGTTTTCTCGATGTTTGAGGGTTTGTGAGTTGGTTGGTATGGGATGTAAAGAGAAGTACTTCCCTCATCGTGTCGCAATGCAATTTGGTATGGATCAAGATATTCCTGGTGAGGTTTTTCTTTGTAAGAAGGATCCTTGGATGATTTATAACGAGCCGATCACAATAGTGGATATAGATTTGCTCTTTCAATTGTGTTCTAGACAACCAAATGTTACTTCTAGATACTATGATTGGTGGCAGCAATCGAAATCAAGTGAGGAAGGAGATAATAATAGAATCAAGGTTGAAAAATCTGATGGCCTAACTCCACCTTGTTTTACTTCAAAGTTTGAGAAACATCAAAAGGAAGCTTCTGATGAAGAGGATCACAAATTAGTTTATGAACTATCAAGttctgatgatgatgaagtAGTTGAAAATGGTAAGGCTTTGTGTAGTCCTGAGTTTAGTGATTTTACATCATCGGATGTGCTTGATGAAGATGAAATCAAGAGTCTATTTTGTGATAGGAATGGTGAGAAAGAGGAAAGTGTCGGTCCTTTGATATTAGACATCGCATTTGATGTTGAAAACAGGATCAAGAAACTTGAAAGAGAGGTTGCTAAGCTCAAACAAGCAAGATTTGGCTCTAAGGTTGAAATTGTTGGAGCCAAAGCTAAGCCATAG